GGTCCGGGTGATTTCGAGCACCTCGAGAAACTCCCACTCGCGCAGCAGGTCGTGGACGCGGCGTTTAGAGAGCGCATCGAGACTGACCTCGGCGCAGATGTCCTCGTAGGCGGCGTACACGTCAGTGGTCTCGAACGTCCGCGTCTTCTCAACGAGTGCCAGCGAGACGACGGCCAACAGCGTCGCCTTCTGTTGGGTGGTCGCACCCGCCAGCAACGCCTCGACGCGGTCTCGTTCGGCCACGCTGTCGGCGCGTCGAACGTGGTCGACGGTAATAGCGTCGGCATCGTCGAACGCGGCAAGTTCACCGGCGTGCCGCAACAGGTTGATCGCTCTCCGCGCGTCGCCGTGTTCCTCGGCGGCGAGCGAGGCGCACTCCGAAATCACGTCGTCCGAGAGCGTCTCGCTCTCGAAGGCGTCGGCTCGACTTCGGATTATCTCCCGAAGCGCCCGGCGGTCGTACGGTGTGAAGACGATTTCGCGCTCCTGCAGGCTGCTTTTGACCCGCTCCCGCAGTCGGTCTCGGTACTTTATCTTGTTACTGATACCGACGACGCCCACCGAACAGGTGTCGAGTTTCCCCGTCTCCGCCGCGCGCGATAGCTGCATGAGCAGGTCGTCGTTCGCTAATCGGTCTATCTCGTCAAGGACCACGAGTGCCACGTCGAAGCGAGCGTCGAGTACTTGCCAGAGGAGACGGTAGTAGCGCGAGCGCCCGAGTCCGGTCTCCGGAACGGTGAAGCTGGTCGTGTCGGGATCGTTCAGCGCCCGCACGATCGCCCTGACCGCCCGGGTCTCGGTGTCATCCTGCGAGCAGTCGACGACGACGCGGCCGACCGCGACACCGTTCTCCGCCGCCGCTTCGACGATTCGGGCCGTCGCGTACCGCGCACAGAGCGACTTGCCGGTGCCGGTCTTCCCGTAAAGGAACACGTTACTCGGCGTCCCGCCCATGACGGCGGGGTTGAGCGCGGTTGCGAGGCGTCGAATCTCATCGTTACGGGCGACGATGTTGTCGGGCCTCGGGACGTAGCCGACGTCCAGTCGCCCCTTCTCCGAGAAGATTCTGT
The sequence above is drawn from the Haloprofundus salinisoli genome and encodes:
- a CDS encoding Cdc6/Cdc18 family protein; translated protein: MTWDDESVENAGALGDAFGARDRIFSEKGRLDVGYVPRPDNIVARNDEIRRLATALNPAVMGGTPSNVFLYGKTGTGKSLCARYATARIVEAAAENGVAVGRVVVDCSQDDTETRAVRAIVRALNDPDTTSFTVPETGLGRSRYYRLLWQVLDARFDVALVVLDEIDRLANDDLLMQLSRAAETGKLDTCSVGVVGISNKIKYRDRLRERVKSSLQEREIVFTPYDRRALREIIRSRADAFESETLSDDVISECASLAAEEHGDARRAINLLRHAGELAAFDDADAITVDHVRRADSVAERDRVEALLAGATTQQKATLLAVVSLALVEKTRTFETTDVYAAYEDICAEVSLDALSKRRVHDLLREWEFLEVLEITRTGGGRGRGSFLRHRLLEDPSVIRSVFDESDRFAGTGFTSETNTTWSNI